In Pongo pygmaeus isolate AG05252 chromosome 19, NHGRI_mPonPyg2-v2.0_pri, whole genome shotgun sequence, the genomic stretch TATAGCCTGAAGCAATTGGgtctattaaaataataagtattCATTTTGTTTCTAAGCAAAAGAGATAAATCAAAGGctaataaaacatttcatttggGATAACTTTCTTTTAAGATGGCTTGCTTTCATTCTGATTCTGCTCTTACTTTCAGATCACTTAATACGTAGAAGACGACTAAAATTTTCTGTTCAGATTTAGAGTATAAACCAAGTCTCATTTCATTAACTAATATAGACCAACAGCTTGGTTAAGAAAGgaaccactaattttttttttacactgattgttttatttaacattatgATGCATTCCAAAGAAATGAACAGGGTGACATACAGCTGTCATAGCAATGCCATGTGCCCAGGTTGGGTGTTACTTCGTGTTCTTAACAAAATATAAGGATTGCAGAACATCCCTCAAACCACACTGCCTGTGTATTCTATGCCTAGTGATACTCTCCCTAAAGTTGTATTActtgtggttgcagtgagccgagattgcgcgccactgcactccagcctgggcaacagtgcgagactctgtctcaaaacaataaataaaagtttgacatgattatttatttagttgtaaaactttttattataaaacaaaaacatataggAAGTGACATAAAacaaatgtaatcccagcacttcgagaggccaaggcaggtgtattgtttgaggtcaagagttcaagaccagcctgggtaacatgacaaaatcccatcgctaccaaaaacacaaaaaccatccaggcgtggtggcatatacctgcaatcccagatacttgggaagctgaggcacgagaatcacttgaacccagaaggcagaggttgcaatgagatcACGCCATAGCCTGGGGTGGTAGagtaagacctgtctcaaaaaccaaaccaaaccaaaccaaaccaaaaaaactgTATTACTTGTATGATAAGGAAAAGAATCAAATGTGTGTACATGGgtgggtttgttttgttcttttttgacagggtctctctctgtcacccaggctagagtgcagtggtacagtcttggctcagCTCAAGTAGTCAGCCCAtttgggcctcctaaagtgctgggttacagaggtgaaccactgagcccagtctcaaatgtttttttttttttctttttttttttttgagacggagtcttggagTCTCATATcattactcaggctggagtgcagtggcgcgatctcagctcactgcaacttcggcctcccgggtcaagtgattctccttcctcagcctcccgagtagctgggaccacaggcgcacaacactacgcccggctaatttttgtactctttaatagagatggggtttcaccatactggccaggctggtcttgaactcctgaccccgtgatccacctacctcagcctcccaaagtgctgggattacaggcgtgagccaccgctccgagcctcaaatatgttttaatatacatTATGATATTAACTTCATGGAAATTGTTATGTCATTAAACCATTTACATAAACCATTAATCTCTAGTAAACTTAGCTTATTTGGTCATAATAGCCATAGGACATGAACATTTAAGACACTTGCCCACTGAATGTCCATCCCCTGGGTCAGCCTCTCCAGTGCCGGAAAGTCCTCTCTGTTGATCACCTCTTTCCCTGCACTTGTCTTCCACCCATTTTTCTTCCAACCTGGAACCCAGTTAGTTATACCATTTATCGTAAACATACTGTCTGTATACAGAACCAGTTTATTGATGTTCTGAGTCTTTGCTTGTTCAATGGCTTTGCAGGCTGCATGAATTTCCGCTCTTTGGTTTGTCTGCCGCCCAGGAAGTCTAATGCCTACATCTAAAGGATGGCCCGGCCCCCAGTAAAAGCGGATTCCTGCTCGTGACCTTCTACGCCCATTACTGGAGCAGCAGCCATCAGTGTAGACGACGACGAAGTCTCCCATGTAGGAAAACGTGTCTCTGCTAACTGGATGCTCCGGCTCCACGCTCGGCTTCATGTGCTTTGCATACGGCTCTGCGCTTTCATCTCCATCTTCATCCAGTGGCTCACGGAGTCGCTTGGGGGCTTTCGTCTCCGATTCTTGTCCATGTTGATTTTCCTGCCCTTCTGAAACTTCCGGGCTTGCAGATTTCCTGACAAAGTCCCAGGCCTCATCCTCTGTGCCAAACTTCTTAAATCTGGCAGCAGGAAACCGGTCCACCTGTGCTTTGCACTCATTCCAGGTCAGAAAGACCCCGGTCTTGCGGCCCCTCCTCAGGGCATAGAACATCCCGAACCCGCGAGAGCC encodes the following:
- the LOC129017539 gene encoding ribonuclease H1-like encodes the protein MSWLLFLAHGVALAAVPCRRGSRGFGMFYALRRGRKTGVFLTWNECKAQVDRFPAARFKKFGTEDEAWDFVRKSASPEVSEGQENQHGQESETKAPKRLREPLDEDGDESAEPYAKHMKPSVEPEHPVSRDTFSYMGDFVVVYTDGCCSSNGRRRSRAGIRFYWGPGHPLDVGIRLPGRQTNQRAEIHAACKAIEQAKTQNINKLVLYTDSMFTINGITNWVPGWKKNGWKTSAGKEVINREDFPALERLTQGMDIQWASVLNVHVLWLL